From the Candidatus Saccharibacteria bacterium genome, the window CTGCAAAAAAACTAATCGACCCCCGCCAAGACCTGCCTGTTGTCATGCTAGCTCTCGGCTACCGCATAGACCCGCCCAAGCCCAAAACCCGCCGCCCCATGGGTGAGATTATGAAGGAAGCTTAGCGGTGACCCAGTCTGTTTTTGTAGAAATACCAGGGGTTGGCCCATCGCTGGCTCGCGACCTAGAGTCGTTGGGTTATACGGCGATTGATGGTCTCCGAGGTGAAAACCCCGAGCAAATGTATGAACGCTTGCAAGCCAACGCCGGTGTGCATATAGACCGCTGTGTGCTTTACACTTTCCGTTGTGCCGTGTATTACGCTTCCGGCGGCCGTGATGCAGAGAAACTAAAATGGTGGAACTGGAAAGACCAGTGAAGGTTATAGGTGGTAAGGGCGTAGAGGTAATCCGCCCAGCCTCCAAAAAGAAATAACCTGCTATTTCTCTCGCCTCAAATTCTCCGCCGCCATTACCCGCAGCGCCAAAAATGTCTTTTTGCCCTCTCCGGAAAATTTGTCCATTAGCCGGGTAGGGTTGTTAAGTAAAAAACATGACCATAGGGTTATAATAAGGTGAAATGAGAACAGATAGGGTAAGTAAGGTCGTTAAGTATACTCTTAAGTCCTATGTTAAATATACTGGGCCAGATGACCTTTTTGATCGTGCCAACATATTCTTTGCGCAAAACGGTCAGGGTAAGAGTGCATTAGCGCTGGGAATTCGTGATGAATATCTTAAGTCTAATTCTGAAGATGGTTTAAGAATATATAACAATGACTATGTCGAGGCAAAATTACGAGCTAGTGAAGGTTCGGGTAACATTCGTGGAGTTAAATTGAACTTTGGGGATAACGCCAGCATAGAAGAGCAACTCTCGATGCTTGAAAAGGAACGAGCAGAGATATTGAGCGAGGCTGAGGCGCTTGAGAATGAGAATAAAACCCTTATAAAAACTACCGAGGATACTATTCACGATATTTTCACCCGACGTAAAGGAAAATCAAAGATAAAAACAAAATCCCATAAAGATGGAGTGCACGAAAAAGTTGTTGGTCTTTGGGTAGATGAATATATTGAAGCGCTAAAGCTTTTCCCGAAAGAGGATTACGGAATCATTTCAGGCGAGGATAATCTCAGTAAAAACCTAGATGCAATCACTAAC encodes:
- a CDS encoding helix-hairpin-helix domain-containing protein: MTQSVFVEIPGVGPSLARDLESLGYTAIDGLRGENPEQMYERLQANAGVHIDRCVLYTFRCAVYYASGGRDAEKLKWWNWKDQ